In the Psychromicrobium lacuslunae genome, TCGGCGTGCACATGCACTCGCCAACGATAGAAATCCGGTGCTTCTAATTGCACCATGGGGCTCATAATTACCGAGTTACCCAGCTCATCCAGTTTCATTCTGAGGCTGGCGGCATCCAAAGGTGAAAGGTTGATTGTGCACATCACCTCTACCCCATCGACGACCGGCATTTCCTCGTGGATATGAGGTTTATGCACATCGTAACCGGCCAGTCCATCAAGCAAATCTTCCTGTAGATCCTGATGCAGAATGACAGCGCGCAAGCTATCGAGCACCAGCAGCAGTCCCACCCCGCCTGCGTCGACGACCTGGGCCCGCTCAAGCTCGCTCAGCTGATATTCGGTTTTCACCACTGCCGCCAGCGCGGCCTCCACTGCACCGTCGAGCGCCATCGCCAAAGCCCGATTACTATCGTCGCCGCTCAGCGCGTCGTCGACGGTGGCGGCACCCTCAGCGGCAGATTCCAGAACCGAGAGCATGGTGCCTTGAATCGGGTCGCTGAGCGCCGACCACGATCTGATCTGAGCACGTCGCAAAGCGGAAGCCAATAACGGCGCGCTCAACCGGTTCGCGCCTTGCAGCGGCTCAGCCATCGCCGCGAGCAGCACCGCAAGCAAGGTCCCGGAATTACCGCGGGCCTCCTCCATTGCAGCTTGGGCGGCGACGCTCAGTAAAACCCCAAGGTCGGAGCTTTGGCACTCCTGGGCTGCACGGTTCGCCGCCCGGACGGTGAGGTAGAGATTTGTCCCAGTGTCTCCATCGGCTACTGGGAAGATATTGATCGCGTTCAATCGGTCGCTGTGATTACCAAGGGTCTCTTCACTTCTTGCTAACC is a window encoding:
- a CDS encoding DAK2 domain-containing protein; this translates as MQIKIAANAAAIRRWLARSEETLGNHSDRLNAINIFPVADGDTGTNLYLTVRAANRAAQECQSSDLGVLLSVAAQAAMEEARGNSGTLLAVLLAAMAEPLQGANRLSAPLLASALRRAQIRSWSALSDPIQGTMLSVLESAAEGAATVDDALSGDDSNRALAMALDGAVEAALAAVVKTEYQLSELERAQVVDAGGVGLLLVLDSLRAVILHQDLQEDLLDGLAGYDVHKPHIHEEMPVVDGVEVMCTINLSPLDAASLRMKLDELGNSVIMSPMVQLEAPDFYRWRVHVHADAPEQTLSAIRALGEPSNVTVSDLRAATHDHPDS